A window from Mixophyes fleayi isolate aMixFle1 chromosome 12, aMixFle1.hap1, whole genome shotgun sequence encodes these proteins:
- the LOC142109402 gene encoding annexin A2-like, which translates to MTEEILSSLHLADKVSAWGTLGTIKPLKNFEPGADVDRINETLSSQGSWQTIIDIVTGLSSDQRQEVVQLYKTEVQQDLLQSINKALSGDLEKIIVGLLKTPAAYDAQELKSAMKGLGTDEATLTEILSTRSNEQLREIQTYYRQEYKTELEKNIISETSEPYTGLLLALAKGKREKDSGIIDYGLIEQDSKILSELGPKNTSSSAQWITILTERSKGHLRRVFDHFKTSTSVDIEESIKKNFKGDFQKSLLILVAVIKDTPLYFADRLYNAMKGLGTQDKILIRILISRSEIDLLSIRVAYRRKYGKSLYSSIQSETKGDYRSALLFICRAEDI; encoded by the exons GTGAGTGCTTGGGGAACTTTGGGCACCATAAAACCACTGAAGAATTTTGAACCGGGAGCGGATGTGGACAGGATTAACGAAACACTGTCAAgccaag GCAGCTGGCAAACGATCATCGACATAGTGACCGGGCTCAGCAGTGATCAGAGGCAAGAGGTGGTTCAGTTGTACAAGACGGAAGTTCAGCAG GACTTGTTGCAGAGCATTAATAAAGCTCTCTCAGGGGATCTAGAGAAGATCATTGTTGGACTGCTAAAGACCCCGGCTGCATATGACGCTCAGGAGCTAAAGTCAGCGATGAAG GGTTTAGGTACAGATGAAGCCACATTGACTGAGATCCTTTCCACCAGATCTAACGAACAGCTCAGAGAAATTCAAACATATTACAGGCAAG AGTATAAAACAGAGTTGGAGAAGAACATTATATCAGAAACAAGTGAACCATACACAGGACTCCTCCTAGCTTTAGCCAAG GGCAAGAGAGAAAAGGATTCTGGGATAATTGACTATGGACTCATCGAGCAGGATTCTAAG ATTCTGAGCGAGTTGGGACCCAAGAACACCTCCAGCAGTGCTCAGTGGATCACAATCCTAACAGAAAGGAGCAAGGGACACCTTAGACGAG TGTTTGACCACTTCAAGACTTCTACCTCTGTAGATATAGAGGAAAGTATTAAGAAGAATTTTAAAGGAGATTTCCAAAAATCCTTATTGATCTTAG TTGCTGTAATTAAAGACACCCCTCTTTATTTTGCGGACAGACTGTACAATGCAATGAAG GGTCTGGGGACCCAAGACAAGATACTAATTCGTATACTAATTTCTCGGAGTGAAATTGATTTATTGAGCATCCGAGTGGCATATAGAAGAAAGTATGGAAAATCTCTCTACTCATCCATTCAG agTGAAACTAAGGGAGACTACAGATCCGCATTGCTGTTTATATGCAGAGCAGAAGACATATGA